A DNA window from Streptomyces sp. B21-083 contains the following coding sequences:
- a CDS encoding GAF domain-containing protein: MTDPWVALEPGADPVERGRVLRRAHETFTEAGTVTRPVRSVVADSWRRSAKAGVGPDGSASVELVDGDLGAYRAEHPLALVMPLFRELMGTFAADGEHLLAVCDAQGRLLWVEGHPSTRRQAGRINFVPGARWSESAVGTNAPGTAVAVDRPVQVFAAEHFIRQVQPWTCAAAPVHDPRTGRVLGAVDITGRDGLAHPHSLGFVQAVARAAESQLALLAPARPATDTLELTALGRDEAQLLAAGRALRLSRRHSELLVLLARHPEGLTGDELLCALYEDESVTPVTLRAELARLRRVLAPGSLASRPYRLTMPVESDIAVVERALDTGAITTAVRAYSGPLLPGSRAPAVARLRRRLADGLRTALVARRDPDLLADWVHAPWGEDDLDVWRALAAVRPTVAVRARLDELESEQSAPRGWARQTARR, from the coding sequence TTGACCGATCCATGGGTGGCCCTGGAGCCGGGAGCCGACCCCGTCGAACGTGGACGGGTGCTGCGTCGCGCGCACGAGACGTTCACCGAGGCCGGGACGGTGACCCGGCCGGTGCGTTCCGTGGTGGCCGACTCCTGGAGGCGTTCCGCCAAGGCGGGGGTGGGACCGGACGGCTCCGCGAGCGTGGAACTGGTGGACGGCGATCTCGGCGCCTACCGGGCGGAACATCCGCTGGCCCTGGTGATGCCCCTGTTCCGGGAGCTCATGGGCACCTTCGCCGCCGACGGCGAGCATCTGCTGGCGGTGTGCGACGCGCAGGGCAGGTTGCTGTGGGTGGAGGGCCATCCGAGCACCAGGCGGCAGGCGGGTCGGATCAACTTCGTACCGGGGGCACGCTGGTCGGAGTCGGCGGTCGGGACGAACGCGCCGGGTACGGCGGTCGCCGTGGACCGGCCGGTGCAGGTGTTCGCGGCCGAGCACTTCATCCGGCAGGTGCAGCCATGGACGTGCGCGGCGGCTCCGGTGCACGATCCGCGCACCGGGCGGGTGCTCGGCGCTGTGGACATCACCGGCCGGGACGGGCTCGCGCATCCCCACAGTCTCGGGTTCGTGCAGGCGGTGGCACGGGCGGCGGAGTCCCAGCTGGCGCTGCTCGCCCCGGCCCGCCCCGCCACGGACACGCTCGAACTGACCGCGCTGGGCCGTGACGAGGCTCAACTGCTGGCCGCCGGGCGCGCGTTGCGGCTCAGTCGACGGCACAGCGAGCTCCTTGTCCTGCTCGCCCGCCATCCGGAAGGACTGACCGGCGACGAGCTGCTGTGCGCGTTGTACGAGGACGAGTCGGTCACACCGGTGACGCTGCGCGCCGAACTGGCCCGGTTGCGCCGTGTCCTGGCTCCCGGGTCGCTGGCGTCGCGCCCGTACCGGCTGACGATGCCGGTCGAGTCGGACATAGCCGTCGTGGAGCGCGCGCTCGACACCGGGGCGATCACCACGGCGGTGCGGGCGTACTCCGGTCCGTTGCTGCCCGGTTCCCGGGCACCGGCGGTGGCCCGGCTGCGGCGCAGGCTCGCTGACGGTCTGCGCACCGCGCTCGTCGCCCGACGGGACCCGGACCTGCTGGCCGACTGGGTCCACGCACCGTGGGGCGAGGACGACCTCGACGTATGGCGTGCGCTCGCGGCGGTGCGACCGACGGTGGCCGTGCGGGCTCGCCTGGACGAGCTGGAGTCGGAGCAGTCGGCGCCGCGAGGGTGGGCGCGTCAGACCGCTCGGCGCTGA
- the exaC gene encoding acetaldehyde dehydrogenase ExaC — translation MTRYAAPGTTGAIVSYQARYDHFIGGEYVPPVRGQYFENPSPVNGQPFTEIARGTAEDVERALDAAHAAAPAWGRTSVTQRSDILLKIADRMEANLEALAVAETWENGKPVRETLAADIPLAIDHFRYFAGAIRAQEGSLGELDDDTVAYHFHEPLGVVAQIIPWNFPILMAVWKLAPALAAGNTVVIKPAEQTPASLHYWMSLISDLLPAGVVNIVNGFGVEAGKPLASSARVAKVAFTGETTTGRLIMQYASENIKPVTLELGGKSPNIFFDDVWAADDDFRDKALEGFTMFALNQGEVCTCPSRALVQRGNYADFLQAAVARTELIKPGHPLDTDTMIGAQASNDQLEKILSYLDIGRQEGARILTGGERINYDGELKGGYYVQPTIFEGDNRMRIFQEEIFGPVVSVTSFDDFDDAIKIANDTLYGLGAGVWTRDMNTAYRAGRAIQAGRVWTNCYHAYPAHAAFGGYKQSGIGRETHKMMLDHYQQTKNLLVSYTPKKLGFF, via the coding sequence ATGACCCGTTACGCGGCGCCCGGCACCACCGGCGCGATCGTCTCCTACCAGGCGCGCTACGACCACTTCATCGGCGGCGAGTACGTGCCGCCGGTCCGGGGGCAGTACTTCGAGAACCCGAGTCCGGTGAACGGGCAGCCGTTCACGGAGATCGCACGGGGCACCGCCGAGGATGTGGAGCGCGCGCTCGACGCGGCGCACGCGGCGGCGCCGGCGTGGGGCCGTACGTCCGTGACCCAGCGGTCCGACATCCTGCTGAAGATCGCAGACCGGATGGAGGCGAACCTCGAAGCGCTGGCGGTCGCCGAGACCTGGGAGAACGGCAAGCCGGTACGGGAGACGCTGGCCGCCGACATCCCGCTCGCCATCGACCACTTCCGGTACTTCGCGGGCGCGATCCGAGCGCAGGAGGGGTCGCTCGGCGAACTCGACGACGACACGGTGGCGTACCACTTCCATGAGCCGCTCGGGGTGGTCGCGCAGATCATTCCGTGGAACTTCCCCATCCTGATGGCGGTCTGGAAGCTGGCGCCCGCGCTCGCGGCGGGCAACACGGTCGTGATCAAGCCCGCCGAGCAGACGCCGGCGTCCCTCCATTACTGGATGAGCCTGATCTCTGACCTGCTGCCGGCGGGTGTGGTGAACATCGTCAACGGCTTCGGGGTGGAGGCCGGCAAACCGCTCGCCTCCAGCGCGCGGGTGGCGAAGGTGGCGTTCACGGGTGAGACCACGACGGGGCGGCTGATCATGCAGTACGCCTCGGAGAACATCAAGCCGGTCACGCTGGAGCTGGGCGGCAAGTCGCCGAACATCTTCTTCGACGACGTGTGGGCGGCGGACGACGACTTCCGCGACAAGGCGCTCGAAGGCTTCACCATGTTCGCGCTCAACCAGGGCGAGGTGTGCACCTGTCCGTCGCGGGCGCTGGTCCAGCGCGGCAACTACGCCGACTTCCTCCAGGCCGCGGTCGCCCGTACCGAGCTCATCAAGCCGGGTCACCCACTCGACACGGACACGATGATCGGAGCGCAGGCGTCCAACGACCAGCTCGAGAAGATCCTCTCGTATCTGGACATCGGCCGGCAGGAGGGGGCCAGGATCCTCACGGGTGGCGAACGCATCAACTACGACGGTGAGTTGAAAGGCGGGTACTACGTCCAGCCGACCATCTTCGAGGGCGACAACCGGATGCGGATCTTCCAGGAGGAGATCTTCGGGCCGGTCGTGTCCGTGACGTCCTTCGACGACTTCGACGACGCGATCAAAATTGCCAACGACACGCTGTACGGCCTCGGGGCGGGCGTGTGGACCCGGGACATGAACACCGCGTACCGGGCGGGCCGCGCGATCCAGGCGGGCCGGGTGTGGACGAACTGCTACCACGCGTATCCGGCACACGCGGCGTTCGGCGGCTACAAGCAGTCCGGGATCGGCCGTGAGACACACAAGATGATGCTGGACCACTATCAGCAGACGAAGAACCTTCTGGTGTCGTACACACCGAAGAAGCTGGGCTTCTTCTAA
- a CDS encoding ROK family transcriptional regulator, giving the protein MSAPLHEARPPGAGARLPDTQQGMRRRNLARVMHTVSAEGPLSRAGVASRIGLTRAAVSTLVDELTRSGLLEELGPERPGRVGRPGSALAVSGRGPAGIGAEVGVDHLAVCAVDLRGVVRARAVRNGANRGRSPEPVIAELTGLVREVIAEAEREGLWPAGIAVAVPGLVARDGRTVVRAPNLDWHDTDLGALLAVDLPLTVDNEANLGALAELWLGDGTPSDFLHVSAEIGIGAAVVVDGRLLRGTRGFAGELGHVPVRPEGPECACGGRGCLEQYAGEEAVLRAAGVESGEDRVGLLAERAAQGDPDVRRALDGAGTALGIALTGAVNLLDPEIVVLGGALSGLAPWLLPALEAELARRTAGPACAVSVSRLGPEGPLLGAAHSVVRAVLDDPGAVAGRG; this is encoded by the coding sequence ATGAGCGCACCGCTGCACGAGGCCCGTCCGCCCGGCGCGGGCGCCCGGCTGCCCGACACCCAGCAGGGCATGCGCCGCCGCAACCTCGCGCGGGTGATGCACACCGTCAGCGCCGAGGGGCCGCTGTCGCGTGCCGGCGTCGCCTCACGCATCGGGCTCACCCGGGCGGCGGTGTCGACGCTGGTGGACGAGCTGACCCGCTCGGGGCTGCTCGAAGAGCTGGGTCCCGAGCGGCCCGGCCGGGTCGGGCGCCCCGGGTCGGCGCTCGCCGTGAGCGGGCGCGGTCCGGCCGGGATCGGCGCGGAGGTCGGGGTCGACCACCTCGCGGTCTGCGCGGTCGATCTGCGGGGCGTGGTCCGGGCACGCGCCGTACGAAACGGCGCCAACCGCGGGCGCTCCCCCGAACCGGTGATCGCGGAACTGACCGGCCTGGTGCGGGAGGTGATCGCCGAAGCGGAGCGCGAGGGCCTGTGGCCGGCCGGGATCGCGGTCGCCGTACCGGGGCTCGTGGCCCGCGACGGGCGCACCGTCGTCCGCGCCCCCAACCTCGACTGGCACGACACCGACCTCGGCGCACTGCTCGCCGTCGACCTCCCGCTGACGGTCGACAACGAGGCCAACCTCGGCGCGCTGGCGGAACTCTGGCTCGGAGACGGCACTCCGTCGGACTTCCTGCATGTGTCGGCCGAGATCGGCATCGGCGCGGCGGTGGTCGTGGACGGACGGCTGCTGCGCGGAACGCGCGGATTCGCCGGCGAGCTGGGGCATGTGCCGGTCCGTCCGGAGGGGCCGGAGTGCGCGTGCGGTGGTCGCGGGTGTCTGGAGCAGTACGCGGGTGAGGAGGCGGTCCTGCGGGCGGCGGGCGTCGAGTCGGGCGAGGATCGCGTCGGGCTGCTCGCGGAGCGCGCCGCTCAGGGTGACCCGGACGTACGGCGAGCTCTGGACGGGGCGGGCACGGCACTCGGTATCGCGCTGACCGGGGCGGTCAATCTGCTGGACCCCGAGATCGTCGTCCTGGGCGGCGCTCTGTCCGGGCTCGCGCCATGGCTGCTTCCGGCGCTGGAGGCGGAACTGGCCCGGCGTACGGCGGGACCCGCCTGTGCGGTGTCGGTGTCGCGGCTGGGACCCGAGGGCCCGCTGCTGGGCGCAGCGCACTCGGTGGTGCGAGCGGTGCTGGACGATCCGGGGGCGGTGGCGGGGCGGGGCTGA
- a CDS encoding helix-turn-helix transcriptional regulator, whose protein sequence is MARPPALKLAEVLAEIRMSPSAFYRMRTRGEAPRMIKLPNGELRCRRADLDSWWDKCEKDSDTWR, encoded by the coding sequence ATGGCTCGTCCTCCGGCGTTGAAGCTCGCTGAGGTCCTTGCGGAGATCCGTATGAGTCCTTCGGCGTTCTACCGAATGCGCACTCGCGGGGAAGCGCCCCGAATGATCAAGTTGCCCAATGGTGAACTCAGGTGCCGTCGTGCTGACCTGGATTCCTGGTGGGACAAGTGCGAGAAAGATTCTGATACTTGGCGATGA
- a CDS encoding IS5 family transposase yields the protein MERMPYATDLSDEQWALIEPLVTAWKQERVARSATGNPGSCDLREVVNALLYQNRTGCQWRLLPHDLPAWSAVFYYFTLWRQDGLDQRIQEILRCQVRERARRLEDPSLVIIDTQSVRVAAGVPKATTGLDANKKTPGRKRGLAVDVLGLIIGVVILAASAHDNEAGIALLDQAAERCGMRLEKVLVDQGFKDAVIIHGAVKDITVEVVRRNPADEGKGFVPQPKRWVVEQVNGTLMLHRRLARDYDHRPDNAASRVYWASTAGLLRRLTTPAPAWRDDVELAA from the coding sequence ATGGAACGGATGCCGTACGCAACCGACTTGTCCGACGAGCAGTGGGCGTTGATCGAGCCGTTGGTCACCGCGTGGAAGCAGGAGCGGGTGGCGCGGTCGGCGACCGGGAACCCGGGCTCCTGCGACCTGCGTGAGGTCGTGAACGCGCTGCTCTACCAGAACCGGACGGGCTGTCAGTGGCGGCTCCTGCCGCATGACCTCCCGGCCTGGTCGGCGGTGTTCTACTACTTCACCCTGTGGCGCCAGGACGGCCTTGACCAGCGGATCCAGGAGATTCTCCGCTGCCAGGTGCGGGAGCGGGCCAGACGATTAGAGGACCCGTCCCTGGTGATCATCGACACCCAGTCCGTCCGTGTGGCGGCCGGGGTGCCGAAGGCGACGACGGGACTGGACGCGAACAAGAAGACGCCCGGCAGGAAGCGGGGACTCGCCGTCGACGTGCTGGGCCTGATCATCGGTGTGGTGATCCTCGCCGCGAGCGCACACGACAACGAGGCCGGCATCGCCCTGCTGGACCAGGCGGCCGAACGATGCGGGATGCGCCTGGAAAAGGTCCTGGTCGACCAGGGCTTCAAAGACGCCGTGATCATCCACGGGGCGGTGAAGGACATCACCGTCGAGGTGGTCCGACGCAACCCCGCCGACGAAGGCAAGGGCTTCGTCCCGCAACCGAAGCGGTGGGTGGTCGAGCAGGTCAACGGCACCCTCATGCTGCACAGGCGTCTCGCCCGCGACTACGACCACCGGCCCGACAACGCGGCCTCCCGCGTCTACTGGGCCTCCACCGCCGGCTTGCTCCGCCGCCTCACCACCCCTGCCCCCGCCTGGCGGGACGACGTGGAGCTGGCCGCGTGA
- a CDS encoding N-acetylmuramoyl-L-alanine amidase, translated as MERTRVFPSRRRLLKSAALAAGPYVLLPAPRVGAQPPSPDYPSATWEPATTANYTASHRPVTLLPDLVVIHVTQASYSTTLAVFQHPRKKVSAHYVVRSGDGHVAQCVRERDIAWHAGDWNHNLRSIGIEHEGWVDRPGYFTDVLYEQSARLTATVCARYGIPKDRTHIIGHYEVPGTDHTDPGPSWDWTRYLRLVNGA; from the coding sequence ATGGAGCGGACCAGGGTGTTCCCCAGCAGACGGCGGCTGTTGAAGAGCGCCGCGCTCGCCGCCGGTCCCTACGTCCTGCTGCCCGCGCCCCGGGTCGGCGCCCAACCCCCGTCCCCCGACTACCCGTCGGCCACCTGGGAGCCGGCGACCACCGCCAACTACACGGCGTCGCACCGCCCGGTGACCCTGCTTCCCGACCTGGTCGTCATCCATGTCACCCAGGCGTCCTACTCCACGACCCTGGCCGTCTTCCAGCACCCGCGGAAGAAGGTGTCCGCGCACTACGTCGTGCGGTCCGGCGACGGACACGTGGCGCAGTGCGTACGGGAGCGCGACATCGCCTGGCACGCGGGTGACTGGAACCACAACCTGCGCAGCATCGGCATCGAGCACGAAGGGTGGGTGGACCGGCCCGGCTACTTCACGGACGTCCTGTACGAGCAGTCGGCGAGGCTCACCGCGACGGTCTGCGCGCGCTACGGCATACCGAAGGACCGTACGCACATCATCGGGCACTACGAGGTGCCCGGCACCGATCACACCGATCCAGGGCCCAGCTGGGACTGGACGCGTTACCTACGCCTCGTCAACGGCGCCTGA
- the xylB gene encoding xylulokinase, which translates to MSAAEGPLVVGVDTSTQSTKALVVDAATGRVVASGQAAHTVTTGAGRESDPRQWWDALCEALSQCGDAAREAAAVSIGGQQHGLVTLDAHGEPVRPALLWNDVRSAPQARRLVEDLGGAKTWAERTGSVPGASFTVTKWAWLAEHEPEAVRATKAVRLPHDYLTERLTGQGTTDRGDVSGTGWWASGTEAYDSEVLAHVGLDPALLPRVVRPGEVAGTVRDGHELPFSKGTLVAAGTGDNAAAALGLGLRPGTPVLSLGTSGTVYAVSTHRPADPTGTVAGFADARGDWLPLACTLNCTLAVDRVAALLGLDREAVEPGTGVTLLPYLDGERTPNLPGASGLLHGLRHDTTGGQLLQAAYDGAVHSLLGALDLVLDADADRSAPLLLIGGGARGTAWQQTVRRLSGRPVQVPEAKELVALGAAAQAAGLLTGEDPAAVARRWDTARGPVLDAVERDQTTLDRIAGVLSDASPLLERGTAAE; encoded by the coding sequence ATGTCAGCAGCCGAGGGTCCGCTCGTTGTCGGCGTGGACACGTCGACCCAGTCCACCAAGGCGCTGGTCGTCGACGCGGCCACGGGGCGGGTGGTGGCGAGCGGCCAGGCAGCGCACACCGTCACCACCGGCGCGGGCCGCGAGAGCGACCCGCGGCAGTGGTGGGACGCCCTGTGCGAGGCACTGAGCCAATGCGGTGACGCGGCGCGCGAGGCCGCCGCCGTGTCGATCGGCGGCCAGCAGCACGGTCTCGTCACCCTGGACGCGCACGGCGAGCCGGTCCGTCCGGCCCTGCTGTGGAACGACGTACGATCCGCGCCCCAGGCCCGTCGGCTGGTCGAGGACCTGGGCGGCGCGAAGACCTGGGCGGAGCGCACCGGAAGCGTTCCCGGCGCCTCCTTCACGGTCACGAAGTGGGCCTGGCTGGCGGAGCACGAGCCGGAGGCGGTGCGCGCCACCAAGGCTGTACGCCTCCCCCACGACTACCTCACCGAGCGTCTCACGGGCCAGGGCACCACCGACCGCGGCGATGTCTCCGGCACCGGCTGGTGGGCGTCCGGGACGGAGGCGTATGACTCGGAGGTGCTCGCACATGTGGGGCTCGACCCCGCCCTGCTGCCCAGGGTGGTCCGGCCCGGCGAAGTGGCGGGAACCGTCCGCGACGGTCACGAGCTGCCCTTCTCCAAGGGCACCCTGGTCGCGGCGGGCACCGGGGACAACGCCGCCGCCGCCCTGGGCCTCGGGCTGCGCCCCGGCACTCCGGTACTGAGCCTCGGCACGTCCGGCACCGTGTACGCGGTCTCGACGCACCGGCCCGCCGACCCCACGGGCACCGTCGCGGGTTTCGCCGACGCCCGCGGCGACTGGCTGCCGCTGGCCTGCACCCTCAACTGCACGCTCGCCGTCGACCGCGTCGCGGCACTGCTCGGCCTGGACCGCGAGGCCGTCGAACCCGGTACGGGCGTCACGCTCCTGCCCTACCTGGACGGCGAGCGCACCCCGAACCTGCCGGGCGCCTCGGGACTGCTGCACGGCTTGCGTCACGACACGACCGGCGGACAACTCCTCCAGGCCGCGTACGACGGGGCGGTTCACTCGCTGCTCGGCGCCCTCGATCTGGTGCTCGACGCGGACGCGGACCGCTCGGCACCGCTGCTGCTGATCGGCGGCGGCGCGCGTGGTACGGCCTGGCAGCAGACCGTACGACGGCTGTCCGGGCGGCCCGTCCAGGTGCCCGAGGCCAAGGAACTCGTCGCGCTCGGCGCCGCGGCGCAGGCGGCGGGCCTGCTGACCGGCGAGGACCCGGCCGCGGTCGCTCGCCGCTGGGACACGGCCCGAGGGCCGGTGCTGGACGCGGTGGAGCGGGACCAGACGACGCTGGACCGGATCGCCGGGGTACTCTCCGACGCATCGCCGCTGCTGGAGCGGGGGACGGCCGCCGAGTGA
- a CDS encoding tyrosine-type recombinase/integrase, with protein MSYNVRFWDIWERPDRRKPFMVPWTVNGREKSESFMTVGLAESRRAKLLTAAREGEPFDELTGLPASELRAIKQRTTWYDLAHEYLDQRWDRTPGNTRRTLADAFATITPALVYAGVTYPEPRVLRRALYSWAFNKKAWGEEPVEEWRHALEWMKRNSISVSALTESDVLRRALDALCLKLDGKEAAAKTARRKRAAFNEVLNIAVEKGYFTQNPLNGLRWKAPAVNEEADPAAVPNPAQVARLLTAVAQQRGRGPHLEAFFGCMYHAAMRPAEVIHLRFEQCHLPDSGWGMLNLSGGVVTSGKEWTNSGSVHEVHSLKRRAATATRPVPIPPQFVRMLRAHIERFGVAPDGRLFRNQAGNYVDAAAYGTTWARARKYVLTRTELTSKLAKRPYDLRHAGISFWLYSGVDPAECARRAGQSIEVLFRYYAKFLDGIREQANRLIEESMQEWDRVSQSAECEG; from the coding sequence ATGAGTTACAACGTCCGCTTCTGGGACATATGGGAGCGGCCCGATAGGCGCAAGCCGTTCATGGTCCCGTGGACGGTCAATGGGCGCGAAAAATCAGAGTCGTTCATGACTGTCGGGCTCGCCGAGAGCAGGCGCGCAAAGCTGCTGACCGCGGCCCGTGAAGGTGAGCCTTTCGATGAGCTCACAGGGCTGCCGGCGTCCGAGCTGCGAGCTATCAAGCAGCGGACGACATGGTACGACCTTGCGCACGAATACCTCGACCAGCGCTGGGACCGTACACCGGGAAACACCCGCCGCACACTAGCGGACGCATTCGCCACCATCACGCCTGCCCTTGTGTACGCTGGCGTGACCTATCCGGAGCCACGGGTGCTACGACGAGCCTTGTATTCCTGGGCGTTCAACAAGAAGGCATGGGGGGAAGAGCCAGTTGAGGAATGGCGGCATGCGCTGGAATGGATGAAGCGGAACTCCATTTCCGTCAGCGCTCTCACGGAATCCGACGTTCTGCGGCGGGCACTGGACGCCCTGTGCCTCAAGCTGGACGGCAAGGAGGCTGCTGCCAAGACGGCGCGGCGCAAGCGGGCCGCGTTCAATGAAGTCCTCAATATCGCGGTGGAGAAAGGCTACTTCACACAGAATCCCCTCAACGGGCTTCGGTGGAAAGCTCCAGCGGTCAACGAGGAGGCGGACCCGGCTGCCGTTCCCAATCCCGCCCAGGTCGCCCGGTTGCTCACGGCGGTTGCCCAGCAGCGCGGTCGCGGCCCTCATCTAGAGGCGTTCTTCGGCTGCATGTATCACGCGGCAATGCGGCCTGCGGAGGTCATTCATCTCCGGTTCGAACAGTGCCATCTGCCCGACTCCGGATGGGGAATGCTCAACCTTTCGGGTGGCGTCGTCACTTCAGGCAAGGAGTGGACCAACAGCGGCTCGGTGCACGAGGTGCACTCCCTCAAGCGCCGCGCGGCTACCGCGACTCGACCTGTGCCTATCCCGCCGCAGTTCGTACGTATGCTCCGTGCGCACATCGAACGCTTCGGCGTGGCGCCGGACGGCCGACTGTTCCGGAACCAGGCTGGCAACTACGTGGATGCAGCTGCCTACGGTACAACGTGGGCGCGGGCACGGAAGTACGTGCTGACCCGTACAGAACTCACCTCCAAGCTGGCCAAGCGGCCCTATGATCTCCGGCACGCTGGGATCTCGTTCTGGCTGTACTCCGGTGTCGACCCTGCCGAGTGCGCTCGTCGCGCGGGCCAGAGCATTGAGGTCCTCTTCCGCTACTACGCCAAGTTCCTGGACGGCATCCGAGAGCAGGCCAACCGCCTCATTGAGGAGTCCATGCAGGAGTGGGACCGCGTCAGCCAGAGCGCGGAGTGTGAAGGGTGA